The Stenotrophomonas rhizophila genome has a window encoding:
- a CDS encoding riboflavin synthase: MFTGIIEGVGHVAARDPLGGDVRFTFHVGSLPFEHVQLGESIAINGVCLTVIAHDATSFQADASTETLGLTTLGQLAPGAVINLERAMRPTDRLGGHLVSGHVDGLGQVLSIHGDARAQRWRFAAPAGLLRYIAKKGSICVDGVSLTVNEVDDAGFEVALIPHTVANTAFAATGVGSAVNLEIDLVARYVERLVAPQVQDTRA, encoded by the coding sequence GTCCGCTTCACCTTCCACGTCGGCAGCCTGCCGTTCGAGCACGTGCAGCTGGGCGAGAGCATCGCCATCAACGGCGTGTGCCTGACCGTCATCGCCCATGATGCCACTTCGTTCCAGGCCGATGCCTCGACCGAGACCCTGGGCCTGACCACGCTGGGCCAGCTGGCGCCGGGTGCGGTGATCAACCTGGAGCGCGCCATGCGCCCGACCGACCGCCTCGGTGGCCACCTGGTCAGCGGCCATGTGGACGGCCTCGGCCAGGTGCTGTCCATCCATGGGGACGCGCGCGCCCAGCGCTGGCGCTTTGCCGCGCCGGCCGGTCTGCTGCGCTATATCGCAAAGAAGGGCTCCATCTGCGTGGACGGGGTCAGCCTGACCGTCAACGAGGTGGATGACGCCGGCTTCGAGGTCGCGCTGATCCCGCATACCGTGGCCAACACCGCCTTTGCCGCCACCGGCGTGGGCAGTGCGGTCAATCTCGAAATCGACCTGGTCGCCCGTTACGTCGAACGGCTGGTCGCCCCCCAGGTACAGGACACCCGCGCATGA
- the ribB gene encoding 3,4-dihydroxy-2-butanone-4-phosphate synthase — protein sequence MNFAPIPEILEDIRLGRMVVIVDDEDRENEGDLIMAAELVKPSDINFMVTHGRGLVCLPLTRERAADLGLAPMVQANTAQFQTNFTVSIEAAEGVTTGISAYDRAHTIRTAVKPDAKPADLHQPGHIFPLIAQPGGVLTRAGHTEAGVDLAMLAGLEPAGVLVEILNPDGSMARRPELEVFAREHGLKIGSIADLIAYRLATEKTVERVDEREIDTEFGPFKLVTYRDRIAHDLHFALVRGTPDTQPTLVRVQVENPLADLLHWRRDDFGVASTDALRAIAAAERGVMVVLSAPRDSNSLLARLRQQPQPVTPGKDKDVSQWRRNGAGAQILSDLGLGQLRVLGTPRRQIGLAGYGLEIIETVGSPSSHAR from the coding sequence ATGAATTTCGCTCCCATCCCCGAGATCCTCGAGGACATCCGCCTGGGCCGCATGGTGGTCATCGTCGATGACGAAGACCGCGAGAACGAAGGCGACCTGATCATGGCCGCCGAACTGGTCAAGCCGTCTGACATCAACTTCATGGTCACCCACGGCCGTGGCCTGGTGTGCCTGCCGTTGACCCGCGAACGTGCCGCCGACCTCGGCCTGGCGCCGATGGTGCAGGCCAATACCGCCCAGTTCCAGACCAACTTCACGGTCAGTATCGAGGCCGCTGAAGGCGTCACCACGGGCATTTCGGCCTACGACCGCGCGCATACCATCCGCACGGCGGTGAAGCCCGATGCCAAGCCGGCCGACCTGCACCAGCCGGGCCACATCTTCCCGCTGATCGCCCAGCCGGGCGGCGTGCTGACCCGTGCCGGCCATACCGAAGCGGGTGTGGACCTGGCCATGCTGGCCGGGCTGGAGCCGGCCGGGGTGCTGGTGGAGATCCTCAACCCCGATGGCAGCATGGCGCGCCGCCCGGAGCTGGAGGTGTTCGCGCGCGAGCACGGCCTGAAGATCGGCTCCATCGCCGACCTGATCGCCTACCGCCTGGCCACCGAGAAGACGGTCGAACGGGTCGATGAGCGTGAGATCGACACCGAATTCGGCCCGTTCAAGCTGGTGACCTACCGCGACCGGATCGCGCACGACCTGCATTTCGCCCTGGTCCGCGGGACGCCCGACACCCAGCCGACCCTGGTCCGGGTGCAGGTGGAGAACCCCTTGGCCGATCTGCTGCACTGGCGGCGCGACGATTTCGGCGTGGCGTCCACTGACGCCCTGCGCGCCATCGCGGCCGCCGAACGCGGCGTGATGGTGGTGCTGTCGGCCCCGCGTGACAGCAACAGCCTGCTGGCCCGCCTGCGCCAGCAGCCGCAGCCGGTCACTCCGGGCAAGGACAAGGACGTGAGCCAGTGGCGCCGCAACGGTGCCGGCGCCCAGATCCTGTCCGACCTGGGCCTGGGCCAGCTGCGCGTGCTGGGCACCCCGCGCCGCCAGATCGGCCTGGCCGGCTACGGCCTGGAGATCATCGAAACGGTGGGGAGCCCGTCATCGCATGCGCGCTGA
- the ribH gene encoding 6,7-dimethyl-8-ribityllumazine synthase — protein sequence MSHYEGDLRTPEQARFAILASRWNARITDVLVAGARQSLAGNGIQEAAIDVIRVPGAWELPLVAARLAAAHEHAAIIALGCVIRGDTRHYEHVADRCAEGLMRVQLDFGVPVLNGVLAVERAEDAEARAGGSHGNKGEEAALTALEMVNLLEQLP from the coding sequence ATGAGCCACTACGAAGGCGATCTCCGGACACCGGAACAGGCCCGTTTCGCCATCCTCGCCAGCCGCTGGAATGCCCGCATCACCGACGTGCTGGTGGCCGGCGCGCGCCAGAGCCTGGCCGGCAACGGGATCCAGGAAGCGGCCATCGACGTGATCCGGGTGCCGGGCGCGTGGGAACTGCCGCTGGTGGCCGCGCGCCTGGCGGCGGCGCACGAACATGCCGCGATCATCGCCCTGGGCTGTGTGATCCGTGGCGACACCCGCCACTACGAACACGTGGCCGACCGCTGCGCCGAAGGCCTGATGCGTGTACAGCTGGATTTCGGCGTGCCGGTGCTCAATGGCGTGCTGGCGGTCGAACGCGCCGAGGATGCCGAGGCCCGCGCCGGTGGCAGCCACGGTAACAAGGGTGAGGAAGCCGCACTGACGGCGTTGGAAATGGTCAATCTTCTGGAGCAGTTGCCGTGA
- the nusB gene encoding transcription antitermination factor NusB codes for MNKSNPGKPSGKPVRRDGIDPVLRSRARRRALQAIYAWQISGGNAQALIAQFAHEQAREIADLAYFEALVSGVLDHRKDLDEALDPFVDRGIEEVDAIERAALRVAAFELRYRMDVPYRVVINEAIESTKKFGSEHGHTYVNGVLDRAAVEWRKVESGH; via the coding sequence GTGAACAAGTCAAACCCGGGCAAGCCCTCCGGCAAGCCGGTCCGCCGCGATGGCATCGACCCGGTGCTGCGCTCGCGCGCGCGTCGTCGTGCCCTGCAGGCGATCTACGCCTGGCAGATCTCCGGCGGCAACGCGCAGGCCCTGATCGCCCAGTTCGCCCACGAGCAGGCGCGCGAAATCGCCGACCTGGCGTACTTCGAGGCGCTGGTGAGCGGCGTGCTCGACCACCGCAAGGACCTCGACGAGGCGCTGGATCCGTTCGTGGACCGCGGCATCGAGGAAGTGGACGCCATCGAGCGTGCCGCGCTGCGCGTGGCCGCGTTCGAGCTGCGCTACCGCATGGACGTGCCGTACCGCGTGGTGATCAACGAAGCGATCGAATCGACCAAGAAGTTTGGTTCCGAACACGGCCACACCTACGTCAACGGCGTGCTGGATCGCGCTGCGGTGGAGTGGCGCAAGGTCGAAAGCGGGCACTGA
- the thiL gene encoding thiamine-phosphate kinase has translation MSLAEFSLIERIRTRTRARADVVLGIGDDAALLQPRAGEQLVVTADTLNSGVHFPAETPPYDIGWKTLAVNLSDLASMGARPAWCVLALSLPDADPDWIDAFADGFFALADAHDIVLVGGDTTRGPLSLSVTAMGQVAPGAALRRDGAQVGDDVWVSGTLGDAAVALRAWQGGTLDVRRPAEDAPVDYLRQRLARPTPRVALGAALVGVAHAAVDISDGLLADLGHICERSGVGARVDPERLPVSDAARARVGLTHAREAALRGGDDYELCFTAAAAQRGAVEAIAARLALPLTRIGAIVAGQGVDAGGETTGHRGYEHFTEL, from the coding sequence ATGTCCCTCGCCGAATTCTCCCTGATCGAACGCATCCGCACGCGCACCCGCGCGCGTGCCGATGTGGTGCTCGGCATCGGCGACGATGCCGCGCTGCTGCAGCCGCGTGCCGGCGAGCAGCTGGTGGTCACCGCCGATACCCTCAACAGCGGCGTGCATTTCCCGGCTGAAACCCCGCCCTATGACATCGGCTGGAAGACCCTGGCGGTGAACCTGTCCGACCTGGCCTCGATGGGCGCACGCCCGGCCTGGTGCGTGCTGGCGCTGTCGTTGCCGGACGCCGATCCGGACTGGATCGATGCCTTCGCTGATGGCTTCTTTGCCCTGGCCGACGCCCATGACATCGTGCTGGTTGGTGGCGACACCACGCGTGGCCCGTTGTCGCTGTCGGTGACCGCGATGGGGCAGGTGGCGCCGGGTGCGGCGTTGCGCCGTGATGGCGCGCAGGTGGGCGACGATGTCTGGGTCAGCGGCACGCTCGGCGACGCCGCCGTGGCATTGCGCGCCTGGCAGGGGGGAACCCTCGACGTGCGTCGGCCCGCTGAAGATGCGCCGGTGGACTACCTTCGCCAGCGCCTGGCCCGGCCCACACCGCGGGTCGCCCTCGGCGCCGCGCTGGTAGGCGTGGCGCACGCGGCCGTCGACATCTCCGATGGCCTGCTGGCGGACCTCGGCCACATCTGCGAACGCAGTGGCGTAGGCGCGCGCGTGGACCCCGAGCGCCTGCCGGTGTCCGACGCAGCGCGTGCACGGGTGGGCCTGACCCATGCGCGCGAGGCCGCGCTGCGCGGCGGCGACGATTACGAACTCTGCTTCACCGCCGCCGCTGCGCAACGGGGGGCGGTCGAGGCCATCGCCGCGCGCCTGGCGCTGCCGCTCACCCGTATCGGCGCGATCGTGGCAGGCCAGGGGGTGGATGCCGGTGGCGAAACCACCGGCCATCGCGGCTACGAGCACTTCACCGAGCTGTAG
- a CDS encoding autotransporter outer membrane beta-barrel domain-containing protein, with translation MRPLASSLMLALLMLPPNDASAREIDGEAHEVTQGDPQEWWQLTNGADLLVNGGSTYSISARDGSTVRLETAQVERGHSNPEAIELRGGSTLLASASRIDDGGIRSWDSSTVYLGYSRLSIGEEAPESVPTVGIMMIDSTADARVTLDASTLRVVDRPDDAHYATGIGIRHGAGVVELLNGSHIDAGNVGVMLHDSRGDGRLIVEDSTILSRRGAAIEVLDANHTYDVRIANDARLTGGDGHLLRVRNSADAAGAGQPHVNVVVDNARLQGDITLDDSAAGGRIDLLLENNARIEGRLSNVTSAGIGSGSTWLLTGDSSVGHLQLEGAGTVALGSGAAFNTLSVDEFVGNGGTLAFNTMLGDDASSTDRLVISGNASGQANVRVLNVGGAGAKTDRGIALINIGGESNAQFDLIGRAVGGQYEYFLVKGIDGSWYLRSEGGPTPDPCDVDPSLPQCEPIDPIDPVDPVDPVDPVDPVDPVDPVDPVDPIDPDEPVDPVDPGQPGPVLRPETGAYLANQFALHHLLRHSARERTAQHASTRGNVRAWATLDGTHTRLGAVKDQLALDVDRSRLLVGTDIGAFAADRGRVGVMLTAARSQATSRSSLTGYRARGKVEGGAAGVYGSWRNDAVSVDASVQRGRFRNRVEGDGLETERYDADLWQSSLEVGYRLDIGRIGATALSLQPELQLVHTDAAMDAHRERNGTTVRSLGDHGLSGRLGMRLEGAPDGGSGAVSLQPYATVNWYRDGAGNGIAFDDETLRASTPRNRYALGAGARVGVGRGVSAWGGLALTRGDGGYREAAAQLGLSCDW, from the coding sequence ATGCGCCCGCTCGCATCCTCCCTGATGCTGGCCCTGCTGATGCTCCCACCGAACGATGCCAGCGCGCGCGAAATCGACGGCGAAGCGCACGAAGTCACGCAGGGCGATCCCCAGGAATGGTGGCAGCTGACCAACGGCGCGGACCTTCTGGTCAATGGAGGCAGTACGTACAGCATCAGCGCACGGGACGGCAGCACGGTCAGGCTGGAGACTGCACAGGTCGAGCGCGGCCATTCCAACCCTGAAGCCATCGAACTTCGTGGTGGCTCCACGCTGCTGGCCAGTGCTTCGCGCATCGACGACGGCGGCATCCGCTCGTGGGACAGCTCCACCGTGTACCTGGGCTACAGCCGTCTCTCCATTGGCGAGGAGGCCCCCGAGTCCGTCCCGACGGTCGGCATCATGATGATCGACAGCACCGCCGACGCCCGGGTGACGCTGGATGCCTCGACCCTCCGCGTGGTGGACAGGCCGGACGACGCGCATTACGCCACCGGCATCGGCATTCGCCACGGCGCGGGCGTGGTGGAACTGCTGAACGGATCGCACATCGATGCGGGCAACGTCGGGGTGATGCTTCACGACAGCCGTGGCGACGGCCGCTTGATCGTCGAGGATTCGACGATCCTTTCCCGCCGCGGTGCGGCGATCGAGGTCCTGGATGCCAATCACACCTATGACGTGCGCATTGCCAACGACGCCCGCCTCACCGGTGGCGACGGTCATCTGCTGCGCGTGCGCAACTCGGCCGATGCTGCAGGTGCCGGCCAACCGCATGTCAACGTGGTGGTCGACAACGCACGTCTGCAGGGTGACATCACCCTCGATGACAGCGCCGCCGGCGGGCGTATAGACCTGCTGCTGGAGAACAACGCGCGCATCGAGGGCCGCCTGTCCAACGTGACCTCGGCGGGCATCGGCAGCGGCAGCACTTGGCTGCTGACCGGCGACAGCAGCGTCGGCCACCTGCAGCTCGAGGGTGCCGGCACGGTTGCGCTGGGCAGTGGCGCCGCATTCAACACGCTGAGCGTGGACGAATTCGTGGGCAACGGCGGCACCCTGGCCTTCAACACCATGCTCGGGGACGACGCCTCAAGCACGGACCGACTGGTCATCAGCGGCAACGCCAGCGGCCAGGCCAACGTGCGCGTGCTCAATGTGGGCGGCGCGGGAGCGAAGACGGACCGTGGCATCGCGCTGATCAACATCGGCGGCGAATCCAACGCGCAGTTCGACCTGATCGGGCGTGCCGTCGGCGGCCAGTACGAGTATTTCCTGGTCAAGGGCATCGACGGCAGCTGGTACCTGCGGTCGGAGGGTGGCCCCACGCCGGATCCGTGCGACGTTGATCCCAGCCTGCCCCAGTGCGAGCCGATTGATCCGATTGATCCAGTCGATCCCGTCGATCCGGTGGATCCGGTAGATCCGGTAGATCCGGTAGATCCCGTCGATCCAGTGGATCCGATCGATCCCGATGAGCCCGTCGATCCCGTCGATCCCGGACAGCCGGGTCCCGTGCTTCGCCCCGAGACCGGCGCCTACCTGGCCAACCAGTTCGCGCTCCACCACCTGCTGCGCCACAGTGCGCGCGAGCGCACCGCGCAGCACGCGTCCACCCGCGGGAACGTGCGCGCCTGGGCGACGCTGGATGGAACCCATACCCGCCTGGGCGCGGTCAAGGACCAGCTTGCCCTTGACGTGGACCGCTCGCGCCTGCTGGTCGGCACCGACATCGGCGCGTTCGCTGCCGACCGGGGCCGCGTGGGCGTGATGCTCACGGCCGCCCGGTCGCAGGCGACCTCGCGCTCGTCCCTCACCGGCTACCGCGCACGCGGCAAGGTGGAAGGCGGCGCGGCGGGCGTGTATGGCAGCTGGCGCAATGACGCCGTGTCCGTGGATGCATCGGTGCAGCGCGGAAGGTTCCGCAACCGCGTGGAAGGCGATGGCCTGGAGACCGAGCGCTACGACGCGGACCTGTGGCAGTCGTCGCTGGAAGTCGGCTACCGCCTGGATATCGGTCGCATCGGCGCCACGGCGCTGAGCCTGCAGCCGGAGCTGCAACTGGTCCATACCGATGCTGCCATGGACGCGCATCGCGAGCGCAACGGCACCACGGTACGCAGCCTGGGCGACCACGGCCTGTCCGGCCGGCTGGGCATGCGCCTGGAAGGCGCGCCCGACGGCGGCAGTGGCGCCGTGTCCCTGCAGCCGTACGCAACGGTGAACTGGTACCGCGACGGGGCCGGCAACGGCATCGCCTTCGACGACGAGACCCTGCGCGCCAGCACCCCGCGCAACCGCTACGCGCTCGGCGCGGGTGCCCGCGTCGGTGTCGGCCGGGGCGTTTCGGCATGGGGCGGACTGGCGCTGACGCGCGGCGATGGCGGCTACCGCGAAGCCGCCGCGCAGCTGGGGCTGTCCTGCGACTGGTGA
- a CDS encoding FAD-binding oxidoreductase, with protein MTTTLPAEFSATLQALLGEDGWRTDATTLAAHAQDNSWRHALPNGVALPRNRDQVLQIVRACRAHGVPVVARGAGTGTTGAAVPVNGSIVLSFARMDRILDIQPGNRCAVVEPGVLNGDLQHALVGHGLFWAPDPSSADICSIGGNLACNAGGPRAVKYGTSRDNVLGLVAVTGAGELIQCGGAYTKDATGYDLTHLLVGSEGTLALIVEATLKLTPLPVAQAGLRVLYRDANAAAAAVSRLMGQPVVPTRLEFMDARSLELLRRNGAEVPEAGAMLLVEADGDHDTLPYLLQALATAAEGDGMLALDVAMEGSAREKLWAARKALSPALRSIAPGKINEDVVVPVSRIPDLVAGVQALAQQYTLTIVTFGHAGNGNLHVNILYHPDDADENARAQAALPKIFELTLALGGTLSGEHGIGLAKRDFMTQAFTPATLAAMRAIKHALDPDDILNPGKVLPPL; from the coding sequence ATGACGACGACCCTGCCTGCTGAATTCTCCGCCACCCTGCAGGCGCTGCTCGGTGAGGATGGCTGGCGCACCGATGCCACCACGCTGGCTGCGCATGCACAGGACAACTCCTGGCGGCATGCGCTGCCCAACGGCGTGGCGCTGCCGCGCAACCGCGACCAAGTGCTGCAGATCGTGCGCGCCTGCCGCGCACACGGGGTGCCGGTGGTGGCGCGCGGCGCCGGTACCGGCACCACCGGTGCGGCCGTACCGGTCAACGGCAGCATCGTGCTGTCGTTCGCGCGCATGGACCGCATCCTCGACATCCAGCCGGGCAACCGCTGCGCGGTGGTGGAACCGGGCGTGCTCAACGGCGACCTGCAGCACGCCCTGGTCGGGCACGGGCTGTTCTGGGCACCGGATCCGTCCAGCGCCGATATCTGCAGCATCGGTGGCAACCTGGCCTGCAACGCGGGCGGCCCACGCGCGGTGAAGTACGGTACCAGCCGCGACAACGTGCTTGGGCTGGTTGCGGTCACCGGCGCCGGTGAACTGATCCAGTGCGGCGGCGCCTATACCAAGGACGCCACCGGCTACGACCTGACCCACCTGCTGGTGGGCAGCGAAGGCACCTTGGCGCTGATCGTGGAAGCCACCTTGAAGCTGACCCCGTTGCCGGTGGCCCAGGCCGGGCTGCGGGTGCTGTACCGCGACGCGAACGCGGCGGCGGCGGCGGTGTCGCGGCTGATGGGGCAGCCGGTGGTGCCGACCCGGCTGGAGTTCATGGATGCGCGCAGCCTGGAGCTGCTGCGCCGCAATGGCGCGGAGGTGCCGGAGGCCGGCGCGATGCTGCTGGTCGAAGCCGATGGAGACCACGACACCCTGCCCTACCTGCTGCAGGCCTTGGCCACGGCCGCCGAAGGCGACGGCATGCTGGCGCTGGACGTGGCAATGGAAGGCAGCGCACGCGAGAAGCTGTGGGCGGCGCGCAAAGCGCTGTCACCCGCGCTGCGCAGCATCGCGCCGGGCAAGATCAACGAAGACGTGGTGGTGCCTGTGTCGCGCATTCCGGACCTGGTGGCCGGTGTGCAGGCACTGGCGCAGCAGTACACGCTGACCATCGTCACCTTCGGCCATGCCGGCAACGGCAACCTGCACGTGAACATCCTGTACCACCCCGACGACGCGGACGAGAACGCGCGTGCGCAGGCGGCGTTACCGAAGATCTTCGAACTCACCCTGGCGCTGGGCGGCACGCTGTCGGGCGAGCATGGCATCGGATTGGCCAAACGCGACTTCATGACGCAGGCATTTACGCCGGCTACGTTGGCGGCGATGCGCGCGATCAAGCACGCGCTCGACCCGGACGACATCCTCAATCCGGGCAAGGTCCTGCCGCCGCTGTAA
- a CDS encoding YraN family protein, producing MPTQRAQRGAAVETAALAHLRRAGLVPVARNVRYKGGELDLVMRDGDTTVFVEVRYRATADFGGGAASVDLRKRRKLVLAAQLFLQSHPTLAQGPCRFDVIDASGDPPRLDWLRDAFRLEDCGFDR from the coding sequence ATGCCCACCCAGCGGGCGCAGCGCGGGGCGGCGGTGGAAACCGCCGCGCTGGCGCACCTGCGGCGCGCCGGGCTTGTTCCGGTTGCGCGCAACGTCCGCTACAAGGGCGGTGAGTTGGACCTGGTGATGCGCGATGGCGACACCACTGTGTTCGTGGAAGTGCGCTATCGCGCCACCGCCGATTTTGGGGGTGGCGCTGCCTCGGTGGACCTGCGCAAGCGACGTAAACTGGTGTTGGCCGCACAGCTGTTCCTGCAGTCGCATCCCACGCTGGCGCAGGGACCCTGCCGTTTCGACGTGATTGATGCCAGTGGCGACCCACCCCGCCTGGACTGGCTGCGCGACGCCTTCCGTCTGGAAGACTGCGGTTTCGATCGATGA
- a CDS encoding penicillin-binding protein activator: MNKPAARISALSLSLLLLAGCATTSLTSAPESPAQSQALALIDQGKPRDAAVQLEALANTLRGNARGAALADAAFAWREAGDNARARSLLAQVTARQLSGASLQRFQLTSAELALADKQPAQALAFLNESSDTVSAPLRTRWQLARANALQATGDAMGAATERARAHAALTGQARTDNQQAIAGLLGTLDDATLRARAAALPANEPLYNFAGRALIARGLPLPRPFDRDGVAQFDTSKRPAAMSDGYRPPVKMAVLLPLSGRLATAAQPVRDGLLSGYYGESRQRPDIQFIDTAGTPAGAVAAYDKAVVAGVDFIVGPLGRDEVDAVFGRTELPVPVLALNRGKSSPPAGSAGFSLAPEDDGIIAAEYLRSRERSKVLVLHSNDDNGRRTAAAFRERFTQRGGQVLATVGVNDTVGDIGAQVRAAGAVDGVLMAVKAPQARALAPQLALAGVGGATRVGTSQLTLGTGKPEEDMALDGIVYPNEAWNVRSVAGLPSAATAGQILPTARGAAGRLFAFGFDAWKISAYLDKVATEGGLAGATGTLFLDSNGNVLRVPAWSTFSGGRPMPVSNN; this comes from the coding sequence ATGAACAAGCCCGCCGCACGCATCTCCGCCCTGTCGTTGTCGCTGCTGCTGCTTGCCGGCTGCGCCACGACCAGCCTGACCAGCGCCCCGGAATCGCCGGCGCAGAGCCAGGCGCTGGCGCTGATCGACCAGGGCAAGCCGCGTGACGCCGCCGTACAGCTGGAGGCGCTGGCCAACACCCTGCGCGGCAACGCCCGTGGCGCCGCGCTGGCCGATGCGGCCTTCGCCTGGCGCGAGGCCGGCGACAACGCCCGCGCGCGCAGCCTGCTGGCCCAGGTCACCGCGCGCCAGCTCAGCGGCGCCAGCCTGCAGCGCTTCCAGCTGACCAGCGCCGAGCTGGCCCTGGCCGACAAGCAGCCGGCCCAGGCACTGGCGTTCCTGAACGAATCCTCCGACACCGTCTCCGCGCCGCTGCGCACGCGCTGGCAGCTGGCGCGCGCCAACGCGCTGCAGGCCACCGGCGATGCAATGGGTGCGGCCACCGAACGCGCCCGGGCGCACGCCGCGCTGACCGGCCAGGCACGCACCGACAACCAGCAGGCCATTGCCGGCCTGCTCGGCACGCTGGACGATGCCACCCTGCGTGCCCGCGCGGCCGCGCTGCCGGCCAACGAGCCGCTGTACAACTTTGCCGGCCGCGCCCTGATCGCACGTGGGCTGCCGCTGCCGCGCCCGTTCGACCGTGATGGCGTGGCCCAGTTCGACACCAGCAAGCGTCCCGCGGCGATGAGCGATGGCTACCGCCCGCCGGTGAAGATGGCCGTGCTGCTGCCGCTCAGCGGCCGCCTGGCCACCGCCGCCCAGCCCGTGCGCGATGGCCTGCTCAGCGGCTACTACGGTGAAAGCCGGCAGCGCCCGGATATCCAGTTCATCGATACCGCCGGTACCCCGGCCGGCGCCGTGGCCGCGTATGACAAGGCCGTCGTTGCCGGCGTGGACTTCATCGTCGGGCCGCTGGGCCGCGATGAAGTGGACGCCGTGTTCGGCCGTACCGAACTGCCGGTGCCGGTGCTGGCACTGAACCGCGGCAAGAGCAGTCCGCCGGCCGGCAGCGCCGGTTTTTCGCTGGCGCCGGAAGACGACGGCATCATCGCCGCCGAGTACCTGCGCAGCCGCGAACGCAGCAAGGTGCTGGTGCTTCACAGCAACGACGACAACGGCCGCCGTACCGCCGCCGCCTTCCGCGAGCGCTTCACCCAGCGCGGCGGCCAGGTGCTGGCCACCGTGGGTGTGAACGACACCGTGGGCGACATCGGCGCGCAGGTACGTGCCGCCGGCGCGGTGGACGGCGTGCTGATGGCGGTGAAGGCACCGCAGGCGCGCGCGCTGGCCCCGCAGCTGGCGCTGGCCGGCGTGGGCGGCGCCACCCGCGTGGGCACCTCGCAGCTGACCCTGGGCACCGGCAAGCCGGAAGAAGACATGGCGCTGGACGGCATCGTCTACCCGAACGAAGCCTGGAACGTGCGCAGCGTGGCCGGCCTGCCCTCGGCCGCGACCGCCGGGCAGATCCTGCCGACTGCGCGCGGCGCGGCCGGTCGCCTGTTCGCGTTCGGTTTCGACGCCTGGAAGATCAGCGCCTACCTGGACAAGGTCGCTACCGAGGGCGGCCTGGCCGGTGCCACCGGCACCCTGTTCCTGGACAGCAACGGCAACGTGCTGCGGGTGCCGGCGTGGTCGACCTTCAGCGGCGGCCGGCCGATGCCGGTGAGCAACAACTAA